The following are encoded in a window of Pelecanus crispus isolate bPelCri1 chromosome 6, bPelCri1.pri, whole genome shotgun sequence genomic DNA:
- the OIP5 gene encoding LOW QUALITY PROTEIN: protein Mis18-beta (The sequence of the model RefSeq protein was modified relative to this genomic sequence to represent the inferred CDS: deleted 1 base in 1 codon): MAVRRQLRELLQDPQFSGSIVVERTPSPTAASWVLRSPLASPPASPLAAGVASPPRQQGPLPEECAVFHCRGCWAVLGDSLHLCAQEERRLGVLACFKVTNDVTWEDSLMVGLEGALLGCAYNALSCRSCGLIVGFILYSASSDLAYLRGCFSFFKDSILCYLLKKQMIIEASKVNFPAVTLKEQLQKLKEKLVEVHARMELLMKKLEEVEQKNNIAEGKALHQMQLAYCQDMQ, translated from the exons ATGGCGGTGCGGCGGCAGTTGCGGGAGCTCTTGCAAGATCCGCAGTTCAGCGGGTCCATCGTTGTAGAGCGGACGCCGTCCCCTACCGCTGCCTCATGGGTCTTGCGCTCTCCGCTTGCCTcgcctcccgcctccccgcTGGCCGCGGGGGTGGCGTCGCCACCGCGGCAGCAGGGGCCGCTGCCGGAGGAGTGCGCCGTGTTCCATTGCCGCGGCTGCTGGGCGGTGCTGGGGGACTCGCTGCACCTGTGCGCGCAGGAGGAGCGGCGGCTCGGCGTCCTCGCCTGCTTCA AAGTGACGAACGATGTGACCTGGGAGGATTCGCTCATGGTCGGCCTCGAGGGAGCTCTCCTGGGATG TGCTTACAATGCATTATCCTGTCGCTCATGTGGCTTGATTGTGGGCTTCATTCTTTATTCTGCCTCCAGTGACCTGGCGTATCTCCGAggctgcttctctttcttcaaGGACAGCATCCTCTG ttacctcttaaaaaaacaaatgataATAGAAGCTTCTAAGGTGAATTTTCCTGCTGTGACCTTAAAGGAACAACTGCAGAAA ctgaaagaaaagcttgtgGAGGTCCATGCTCGCATGGAATTGCTGATGAAGAAGCTGGAGGAAGTGGAACAAAAGAATAACATAGCAGAA GGCAAAGCTCTGCATCAGATGCAGTTGGCCTACTGCCAGGATATGCAATAG